A section of the Agarivorans litoreus genome encodes:
- the ubiU gene encoding ubiquinone anaerobic biosynthesis protein UbiU: MELLCPAGSLPAVKAAVDHGADAIYIGFKDATNARHFAGLNFDGKKLDKAVDYLKKHQRQLHIAINTFAHPDQHQLWYSAIDRAVAIGADVVILADIALLEYAKNTYPDLTVHLSVQASATNASAIAFYQRNFNVKRVVLPRVLSIHQVKQLSRACPDMELEVFAFGSLCVMAEGRCYLSSYLTGESPNTVGACSPASFVRWQETEQGLESRLNDILIDRYGPSETAGYPTLCKGRFDVDGQRYHALEEPTSLNTLELLPELFAANISAVKIEGRQRSPAYVAQVTQVWREAIDSYQAQPEQYTAKQQWMGQLAKLSEGSQTTLGAYHKAWQ; encoded by the coding sequence ATGGAATTACTTTGCCCAGCAGGCTCTTTGCCTGCAGTTAAAGCGGCGGTGGATCATGGTGCCGATGCCATCTATATTGGCTTTAAAGATGCCACTAATGCCCGTCATTTTGCTGGTCTCAATTTTGACGGGAAAAAGCTCGATAAAGCAGTAGATTATTTAAAAAAACACCAACGTCAATTACACATAGCAATCAATACCTTTGCTCACCCAGACCAGCATCAATTATGGTATTCAGCCATCGACAGAGCGGTAGCAATTGGTGCAGATGTGGTTATTTTGGCTGATATTGCTTTGTTAGAGTACGCCAAAAACACCTACCCAGATTTAACCGTTCATTTATCGGTTCAAGCTTCTGCCACCAATGCTTCAGCAATCGCATTTTATCAGCGAAACTTTAATGTTAAGCGAGTGGTATTACCGCGCGTTCTCTCTATTCATCAAGTTAAACAATTGTCTCGAGCTTGCCCTGATATGGAACTAGAAGTATTTGCCTTTGGTAGCTTATGCGTAATGGCTGAAGGGCGCTGCTACTTATCGTCTTATCTTACTGGAGAGTCCCCCAACACCGTAGGTGCTTGTTCACCCGCCTCATTTGTTCGCTGGCAAGAAACTGAACAAGGCTTGGAATCTCGTTTAAACGATATACTCATCGACCGCTATGGCCCCAGTGAAACAGCTGGTTACCCGACACTATGTAAAGGCCGTTTTGATGTTGATGGGCAACGCTATCACGCGCTCGAAGAACCTACGAGTTTAAATACCCTTGAATTACTGCCCGAATTATTTGCCGCCAATATTTCTGCGGTAAAAATTGAAGGTCGCCAACGCAGTCCAGCCTACGTTGCTCAAGTCACCCAAGTATGGCGCGAAGCGATTGATAGCTATCAAGCGCAGCCGGAACAGTACACCGCTAAACAACAATGGATGGGGCAACTCGCTAAATTGTCAGAAGGTAGCCAAACTACATTGGGTGCTTATCACAAAGCTTGGCAATAA
- a CDS encoding sugar ABC transporter substrate-binding protein: protein MRVLLLLIVIVTANAKAEQLSFLYYREQGKAIFQSLMDEFSAQSQHQVSLYQITSESLKPALIKSVLQGSAADIVFAPSDIIGIAEQAKLSAVPEELIDPYTSSTLLHTATIDEQLHGIPILQGNHLMLFYNRRLVDQPAKSWQQLLEQKKHFDKLGIATIGWNYSEMYWFAGFYNTFGGRMTRGKQITLEETAMQDALNFYKSLAKRSLVSAECTYDCGYKDFIEGKVAYAINGEWAVADFEQHLGDDLGIALIPNIGSRAFKPLSSSLVLIFPNNSLASEKAEALQDLSRFLQSEAVQRRLYQEARFLPVNTNLLNQVKQQSNPNEAAMLAQLDQAVPMSAEAAQASAWLGLRKGFELFSKGVLDAAKASEYMQQFAERDYRQTQK from the coding sequence ATGCGAGTTTTGCTGCTATTGATAGTGATAGTGACGGCAAATGCTAAGGCTGAGCAATTAAGCTTTCTTTATTATAGAGAGCAAGGGAAGGCGATTTTTCAAAGCTTGATGGATGAGTTTTCAGCACAAAGTCAGCATCAAGTAAGCCTTTATCAAATAACTTCCGAAAGCTTAAAACCTGCCCTTATTAAGTCAGTGTTGCAAGGCTCTGCAGCAGATATCGTTTTTGCCCCTTCCGATATTATTGGCATTGCAGAGCAAGCGAAGTTGTCGGCCGTTCCAGAAGAGTTAATCGACCCATACACTAGTAGTACTTTGCTGCATACTGCGACCATCGACGAACAGTTACACGGGATCCCTATTTTGCAGGGAAACCACCTCATGCTTTTTTATAACCGTCGTTTAGTTGACCAACCGGCTAAGTCTTGGCAACAATTATTAGAGCAAAAAAAACACTTTGATAAGCTTGGTATTGCAACTATTGGCTGGAATTACTCTGAGATGTACTGGTTTGCAGGGTTCTACAATACCTTCGGTGGTAGAATGACACGAGGAAAGCAAATAACGCTTGAAGAAACAGCTATGCAAGATGCGTTAAATTTTTATAAGAGTTTAGCCAAACGTAGTTTAGTCAGTGCTGAATGTACTTATGATTGCGGCTACAAAGACTTTATCGAGGGTAAGGTAGCTTACGCAATTAATGGCGAATGGGCAGTGGCTGACTTTGAGCAACACCTAGGAGATGATTTAGGCATTGCCTTAATTCCGAACATTGGTAGTCGCGCATTTAAGCCACTTTCTTCAAGCCTAGTATTGATATTTCCTAACAATAGTTTAGCGTCAGAAAAGGCAGAAGCGTTGCAAGATCTTAGTAGGTTTTTACAAAGCGAAGCGGTGCAGCGCCGTTTATATCAAGAAGCACGATTTTTGCCAGTAAATACAAATTTGCTGAATCAAGTAAAACAACAATCAAACCCTAATGAAGCCGCGATGTTAGCTCAGTTAGATCAGGCTGTTCCTATGTCGGCAGAGGCCGCTCAAGCTAGTGCATGGTTAGGCTTGCGTAAAGGCTTTGAATTGTTTAGCAAAGGGGTATTAGATGCAGCTAAAGCCAGCGAATATATGCAGCAATTTGCTGAGAGAGATTATAGGCAGACCCAAAAGTAA
- a CDS encoding sensor histidine kinase, producing the protein MMIKANQLRTTLALSILLGALLPSILIGSFLLKQISAQDQQAVTQTLYLKANNIAQSIQYQVRQLLLDLHSLAQVNDVVLTPTSAIFGFHSNQLISEVLQQNSWASAIYIVDLEGQIIEGAPLQAEILDLQVHYAAIQRLNQQVKQGNKEALIEVYQDSEFAQLVANIDGIDSDSGLLLMQPLLQKNLNAIEDSQQVGALVVFLPMQSIWREAASRISHQGSLELFHSQRLLFKGTKGEQPKRRFYIDVDLDLANMAEPLSLSLSAQSRSLWGLLVERQSNVVIVLLVVFVLVAIIAVAMTRRIIEPLEHLSHLVSNYSKGRYDTKVPSLAYDEFNQVGGLLESMAEKVIRDQEQLEQRVAERTQELEQTNSTLQHTLAKLNDTQLELVEKEKMAALGGLVAGMAHELNTPLGVGITAASQLINNYQTIELQLKNGTLARTELESMLQQGVEGGKLLESSLQRSAALVNTFKALAGSDIDSSLQRLNLKTWLEQQLQMFLQPFTDLHIQLTVSGSNPSMLVNQRALELVLSCLIDNSIQHGFASHSYPHVKVDIESNQEMVEINYQDNGSGVSNEDINLIFNPFYTTGRSSGNVGLGLNQVYNLVHQHLLGSVETFNAEPQGLGFTIRLPREYGNTHPG; encoded by the coding sequence ATGATGATAAAGGCTAACCAGCTTAGAACCACTTTAGCGCTTAGTATATTATTAGGGGCTTTATTGCCCAGTATTTTGATTGGCTCTTTTCTTCTGAAGCAAATCTCGGCACAGGATCAGCAAGCAGTTACGCAAACTTTGTATCTTAAAGCCAACAATATTGCGCAAAGCATTCAATATCAAGTAAGGCAGTTATTGCTCGATTTACATAGTCTTGCGCAAGTTAATGACGTGGTGCTTACTCCTACCTCTGCCATTTTTGGCTTCCATTCTAACCAGCTAATTAGTGAAGTACTGCAGCAAAATAGCTGGGCTTCGGCTATTTATATTGTTGATTTAGAGGGGCAAATTATTGAAGGTGCGCCGCTTCAGGCGGAGATATTAGATTTACAGGTGCATTACGCGGCAATTCAACGTTTAAACCAACAGGTTAAACAAGGTAATAAAGAAGCACTAATCGAAGTTTATCAAGATTCGGAGTTTGCTCAACTGGTTGCGAACATTGATGGTATAGATAGTGATTCGGGTTTGTTATTGATGCAGCCGCTGTTACAGAAGAATTTGAATGCTATTGAAGATAGCCAGCAAGTCGGTGCTTTGGTGGTTTTTTTGCCGATGCAGTCAATATGGCGAGAAGCTGCCTCGCGGATCTCTCATCAAGGGTCTTTAGAGTTATTCCACTCGCAACGTTTATTGTTTAAAGGAACCAAAGGCGAGCAACCTAAGCGACGCTTTTATATCGATGTCGATTTGGATTTAGCTAATATGGCAGAGCCTCTCTCGCTGTCATTAAGTGCGCAAAGTCGTTCTCTGTGGGGACTGTTGGTGGAACGACAATCAAATGTGGTGATCGTTCTATTGGTGGTGTTTGTTCTGGTGGCTATTATCGCGGTGGCGATGACGCGACGGATTATTGAACCTTTGGAGCATTTAAGTCACTTGGTGAGTAACTATTCGAAGGGCCGTTACGATACAAAAGTACCGTCGCTAGCCTACGATGAGTTTAATCAGGTTGGTGGATTACTTGAAAGCATGGCTGAGAAGGTTATCCGAGACCAAGAACAGTTAGAGCAACGGGTAGCAGAGCGAACTCAGGAGTTAGAGCAGACTAACTCTACCTTGCAGCATACTTTAGCGAAATTAAACGATACTCAGCTTGAGCTTGTAGAAAAAGAGAAGATGGCGGCGCTGGGGGGCTTAGTTGCGGGCATGGCCCATGAACTTAATACGCCTTTGGGTGTGGGTATAACAGCAGCATCACAGTTAATCAATAATTATCAAACCATTGAACTACAACTTAAAAACGGCACCTTGGCGCGTACTGAGCTTGAAAGTATGCTCCAGCAAGGAGTTGAAGGTGGAAAATTATTAGAGAGTAGTTTGCAACGCTCTGCGGCATTGGTAAATACCTTTAAAGCACTGGCGGGCAGTGATATTGACTCTAGTCTACAACGACTTAATTTAAAAACGTGGCTGGAGCAGCAGTTACAGATGTTTTTACAGCCTTTTACCGATTTACATATACAGCTTACCGTCTCTGGTAGTAACCCAAGTATGTTAGTCAACCAACGGGCGCTAGAGCTGGTGTTGTCTTGCCTTATTGACAACTCCATTCAACATGGTTTTGCCAGCCATAGCTATCCGCATGTAAAGGTAGATATTGAATCTAACCAAGAAATGGTAGAAATCAACTATCAAGATAATGGCAGCGGCGTTTCTAATGAAGATATAAACCTTATTTTCAATCCCTTTTATACCACCGGCCGTAGTTCTGGAAATGTGGGCTTAGGCCTAAATCAAGTATACAACTTGGTTCATCAACACCTGTTAGGTAGCGTAGAAACCTTTAATGCTGAACCTCAAGGTTTGGGTTTTACTATTCGCTTACCGCGTGAGTATGGGAATACTCACCCTGGTTAA
- a CDS encoding L,D-transpeptidase family protein, which yields MPLFVAAKVDYPPQKITLLASKHSRRLELWADSGEGYKYIHTYWIRHASGTAGPKLREGDLQVPEGIYEIEALNPNSKFHLSMKLNYPNSFDLAMAKKEQRHQPGSNIFIHGKTSSVGCLAMGDQAIEDLFVLVERIGPGNSQVVIAPHDPRLLPLFPVPDHLPEWTAELYQQIQQQFEQFK from the coding sequence TTGCCGCTATTTGTGGCGGCAAAAGTGGATTACCCGCCACAAAAAATCACCTTGTTAGCCAGCAAGCACTCGCGAAGATTAGAGTTATGGGCCGATTCTGGAGAGGGATATAAGTACATTCATACTTATTGGATACGCCATGCAAGCGGAACCGCGGGCCCAAAATTACGTGAAGGTGATTTACAGGTCCCAGAAGGTATCTATGAAATTGAAGCCCTAAACCCTAACAGCAAATTTCATTTATCGATGAAACTTAACTACCCTAATAGCTTTGATTTAGCCATGGCCAAAAAAGAGCAACGCCATCAACCCGGTTCCAATATATTTATTCACGGTAAAACATCCTCGGTCGGCTGTTTAGCTATGGGGGATCAAGCTATAGAAGATTTGTTTGTATTGGTTGAGCGCATTGGTCCGGGCAACAGCCAAGTTGTTATTGCCCCACATGACCCTAGACTATTACCGCTTTTCCCGGTACCAGATCATCTCCCAGAGTGGACCGCTGAGCTATATCAACAAATTCAACAACAATTTGAACAATTTAAGTAA
- a CDS encoding TRAP transporter permease, with translation MQWNAVPDSIRQEIEDTRAVPLIYVLGIIISLAHVYFNIFADIAVLQQNILHFAGFILLCGLLKPLSSQRHLAIMDKLWVLAIAFSAIYLLFAEDLIYERGVRLVPLDWLCGSLVILGAIDMTRRATGWVIPILIVTAISYLAWWGNFVPGVFQFKGLSLETLLFRSIYGDDAIFGNIARISASFVFMFILFGAFLLRSGAGDFVIHLSKSIASRLVGGPGIVAIIASGLTGTISGSAVANTASTGVVTIPLMKNAGFSPRFAAAVEASASTGGQIVPPIMGAGAFVMASYTQIPYSTIVMVSILPAILYFASLVFYVRTESYKAGLTRTMEQAPPLLPMVMREGLSFIVPVTLLIVLLVMGYTPTYAAVIAIIAVIVSSWFTPNKMGLTAIADAFALGSRNMVVTAVLLCSVGLIVNVIATAGIGNTFSLMITEWSGGSLLVALLLVAVASLVLGMGLPVTASYIVLATLSAPALLQLMANVELVNALSSGALSADVQAILMLVGVSPEQGAMSVAQAQALINDMPDEMMALLRPMLLDENQLSMLLLAAHLVIFWLSQDSNVTPPVCLCTFTAAAIAKSPPMATGFTSWKIAKGLYIIPILFAYTPLAQGDWLAAFQVFIFALPGLYAFTLVMQGWQKRLLKHWERAALAVIALVLLSPVPMAWQVAALVCLLAAVFYIGHSSKQTSELAL, from the coding sequence ATGCAATGGAATGCCGTACCTGACAGTATTCGCCAAGAAATTGAAGATACTCGTGCTGTACCTCTTATATACGTTTTAGGCATTATTATTAGTTTGGCGCATGTCTACTTCAATATTTTTGCGGATATTGCCGTGCTACAGCAAAACATTCTTCATTTTGCTGGTTTTATTTTGTTGTGTGGCTTATTAAAACCATTAAGTTCGCAGCGCCATTTGGCCATTATGGACAAATTGTGGGTGCTGGCTATTGCCTTCTCGGCGATCTATCTATTGTTCGCTGAAGACCTCATTTATGAACGAGGCGTGCGCTTAGTCCCCTTAGATTGGTTATGTGGCTCGTTGGTGATTTTGGGGGCAATTGATATGACCCGTCGCGCCACTGGCTGGGTGATTCCTATTTTAATTGTAACGGCCATCTCCTATCTCGCCTGGTGGGGAAATTTTGTCCCGGGGGTCTTTCAGTTCAAGGGGCTGAGCTTAGAGACACTGCTGTTTAGAAGCATTTATGGCGATGATGCTATTTTTGGCAATATCGCACGAATTTCTGCAAGTTTTGTCTTCATGTTTATCCTGTTCGGCGCTTTTTTGCTGCGCTCTGGCGCGGGTGATTTTGTTATTCATTTGTCTAAAAGCATTGCTAGCCGCTTGGTTGGCGGGCCAGGAATAGTGGCCATTATTGCATCTGGACTTACTGGCACTATTTCTGGCAGCGCTGTCGCCAACACTGCGTCTACTGGCGTTGTGACGATTCCCTTGATGAAAAACGCAGGCTTTAGCCCGCGATTTGCCGCTGCGGTAGAAGCGTCGGCTTCTACTGGTGGGCAAATTGTGCCGCCAATAATGGGGGCAGGGGCTTTTGTCATGGCTAGTTATACGCAAATTCCTTATAGCACCATTGTAATGGTGAGTATTCTTCCAGCCATTTTGTATTTTGCATCGCTGGTTTTTTATGTGAGAACAGAATCTTACAAAGCGGGGTTAACCCGAACCATGGAACAAGCTCCTCCTCTGCTACCGATGGTGATGCGTGAGGGCTTGTCGTTTATTGTGCCGGTGACACTATTGATTGTATTGCTGGTAATGGGCTACACACCCACTTACGCAGCTGTTATTGCAATAATCGCGGTGATTGTGAGCTCATGGTTTACCCCAAACAAAATGGGGCTAACGGCAATTGCTGATGCCTTCGCGCTCGGTTCGCGCAATATGGTGGTAACCGCAGTACTGTTATGTTCAGTAGGTTTGATTGTTAATGTGATTGCCACTGCTGGTATTGGCAATACTTTTTCTTTGATGATTACCGAATGGTCTGGTGGGAGTTTGCTCGTGGCGCTGCTGCTGGTTGCTGTAGCATCGTTAGTGCTAGGCATGGGTCTGCCAGTAACCGCTTCTTATATCGTGTTGGCTACTTTGTCTGCTCCGGCGCTATTACAATTAATGGCGAATGTAGAGCTAGTGAACGCTTTAAGCTCTGGTGCTTTGAGTGCAGATGTGCAAGCTATTCTAATGTTGGTTGGGGTTAGTCCAGAGCAAGGTGCGATGAGTGTTGCCCAAGCCCAAGCATTAATAAACGATATGCCAGATGAAATGATGGCCTTACTGCGGCCAATGCTACTTGATGAAAATCAGTTGTCTATGCTGCTATTAGCGGCACATTTAGTTATCTTCTGGCTCTCTCAAGACAGTAACGTTACCCCGCCAGTTTGTTTGTGTACCTTTACCGCTGCTGCGATCGCTAAGTCTCCTCCAATGGCAACCGGCTTCACCTCATGGAAAATTGCTAAAGGCCTGTACATTATTCCGATATTGTTTGCTTATACACCGCTTGCTCAAGGAGACTGGCTAGCCGCTTTTCAGGTGTTTATTTTTGCTTTACCGGGTTTATATGCCTTTACTTTGGTCATGCAGGGTTGGCAAAAACGCCTGCTTAAGCATTGGGAGCGGGCAGCCCTGGCGGTAATAGCGCTTGTATTGTTAAGCCCTGTGCCAATGGCTTGGCAGGTAGCTGCCTTAGTTTGCTTGTTGGCAGCAGTGTTTTATATTGGACATAGCAGTAAGCAAACCAGTGAGTTAGCTTTGTGA
- a CDS encoding substrate-binding periplasmic protein: MLGFKLVVFTVSLLCFSQLSARTLEQLDYYSEEFFPYNYVEDGQAAGFSVELLTLIFAQLNSPAPTVKIVPWTRGYAILQQQAYTVLFSTIKTEPRKNKFKWACPINVSRGKFYGLSDSKLEISSLKDAENLKIAIMKGQAIDGFLTKSDFAAELVPVKSVEQAFKLLALRRVDLIALTEQSLEGHLSSFKPLYTLFENDYCFAFNRSISQQELARFQHALTQVRQTEAFQQLYQKYFY; the protein is encoded by the coding sequence TTGCTAGGTTTTAAGCTTGTTGTATTCACCGTTAGCTTGCTTTGTTTTAGCCAACTGAGCGCCCGCACGCTTGAGCAATTAGACTATTACAGTGAAGAATTTTTTCCTTATAACTATGTTGAAGACGGACAAGCGGCTGGTTTTTCTGTTGAATTACTGACACTTATTTTTGCCCAGCTAAATAGTCCCGCGCCAACGGTGAAAATTGTGCCTTGGACGCGCGGTTACGCCATCTTGCAACAACAAGCCTATACCGTTTTATTTTCAACAATTAAAACTGAGCCGCGCAAAAATAAGTTTAAATGGGCGTGCCCGATCAACGTGAGTCGCGGAAAGTTTTATGGTTTAAGTGATAGCAAGCTTGAGATCAGCTCTTTAAAGGATGCTGAAAACTTGAAAATTGCGATTATGAAGGGACAAGCCATTGACGGATTTTTAACTAAATCTGATTTTGCCGCTGAGCTGGTGCCGGTGAAGAGTGTTGAGCAAGCTTTTAAGTTGTTAGCGCTGCGAAGAGTGGATTTAATAGCGTTAACTGAACAAAGTTTGGAAGGACATCTGTCTAGCTTTAAGCCTTTATATACTCTGTTTGAAAATGATTACTGCTTTGCTTTCAATCGTTCAATTAGCCAGCAAGAATTAGCAAGGTTTCAACATGCACTGACGCAGGTAAGACAAACCGAAGCTTTTCAACAGCTCTATCAAAAATACTTCTATTAA
- a CDS encoding TAXI family TRAP transporter solute-binding subunit, translating to MRHWLCKVALITSALSFSVQADTGTNYLLATASTGGTYYPVGVALATLTKVKIQPKHKVSVSAINSAGSGENIKLLRDKEAQFAILQGLYGSYAVNGSGPLEKEGKQTHLRSITMLWQNVEQFVVKNEHAKNGDLSDLMALAGKKVAFGKKNSGTIGSNRFLLGNLGVDIDKQMELFSAGYGPSAEALQNGQVEAINTPAGAPTGAVTKLFAAAAKDVSPLDVTDEQMEQANGGLGLWTRYVIPAGTYPNLDKDWNTMAQPNFLAVHADVDEEFVYLLTKTIYENLGFLQAIHKATNAMALDKALAGLPAPLHPGAARYYREAGLNIPDNLVAQ from the coding sequence ATGCGTCATTGGTTATGCAAGGTTGCGCTAATCACTAGTGCTTTATCTTTTTCAGTACAGGCCGACACGGGGACAAACTACCTTTTGGCTACCGCCAGCACTGGCGGAACTTACTATCCGGTTGGTGTTGCGCTGGCAACATTAACTAAGGTGAAAATTCAGCCAAAACACAAGGTGAGTGTGTCTGCGATAAACTCAGCTGGTTCGGGCGAAAATATTAAATTGCTACGTGATAAAGAAGCTCAATTCGCCATTCTTCAAGGTTTATATGGTTCTTATGCGGTGAATGGCAGTGGCCCCTTAGAGAAAGAAGGCAAGCAAACTCATTTACGTTCAATCACCATGTTGTGGCAAAACGTAGAGCAGTTTGTGGTTAAAAATGAGCATGCTAAAAATGGTGATTTAAGTGACTTAATGGCCTTAGCGGGTAAAAAAGTCGCTTTTGGTAAAAAGAACTCTGGCACCATTGGTTCTAACCGCTTTTTATTAGGTAACTTAGGCGTAGACATTGATAAACAAATGGAGCTGTTTTCTGCTGGTTATGGTCCTTCCGCAGAAGCGCTACAAAATGGGCAAGTAGAAGCCATTAATACTCCAGCCGGTGCGCCAACTGGCGCAGTAACCAAACTGTTTGCCGCAGCGGCAAAGGATGTGAGCCCATTAGATGTAACCGATGAGCAAATGGAACAAGCTAATGGTGGTTTAGGTCTGTGGACCCGTTATGTTATCCCTGCGGGTACTTATCCAAATCTTGATAAAGATTGGAACACCATGGCGCAGCCTAACTTTTTGGCAGTACATGCAGATGTAGACGAGGAATTTGTCTATTTGCTTACCAAAACCATTTATGAAAACTTAGGCTTTTTACAAGCTATTCATAAAGCGACCAATGCAATGGCCCTAGATAAAGCTTTGGCAGGTTTACCTGCTCCATTGCATCCTGGTGCTGCACGTTACTACCGTGAAGCAGGTTTAAACATTCCCGATAACTTAGTTGCACAATAG
- the ubiT gene encoding ubiquinone anaerobic biosynthesis accessory factor UbiT — protein sequence MLTRLKQSLVKDMPRLLSLPVKMCPFVLQGKAMEKALALSFSEAIEEGDLDFLEQRWLKLTVSDLAASWYITFDDERLKVQANAPQVDVSFSGELNDFVLMMGRQEDPDTLFFQRRLKIEGDTELGLELKNLLDNLDIDDLPSWMSEPLKHGAAMVSEYRVA from the coding sequence GTGCTTACTCGCTTAAAACAATCTTTAGTCAAAGACATGCCACGTTTGTTAAGTTTGCCAGTTAAAATGTGTCCCTTTGTGCTGCAAGGCAAGGCCATGGAAAAAGCACTGGCATTAAGTTTTTCAGAAGCGATTGAAGAGGGTGATTTAGATTTTTTAGAACAGCGTTGGTTAAAACTTACCGTGAGTGATTTAGCCGCGAGCTGGTATATCACTTTTGATGATGAGCGTTTAAAAGTGCAAGCCAACGCACCGCAAGTTGATGTGAGTTTCTCTGGTGAGCTCAATGACTTTGTGCTGATGATGGGGCGTCAAGAAGACCCCGATACACTGTTTTTTCAGCGTCGCTTAAAGATTGAAGGTGATACTGAGCTAGGTTTAGAGTTAAAAAACCTCTTGGATAACCTTGATATTGATGATCTACCAAGCTGGATGAGCGAGCCGCTGAAGCACGGAGCTGCAATGGTATCTGAATATCGTGTAGCGTAG
- a CDS encoding U32 family peptidase, producing MKYSLGPILYYWPNQQIEEFYHLAKASSADIVYLGETVCSKRRNMKAQDWIDLGQQLSQAGKQVVISTMALLEAPSEIRNLKKLIDNGDFTIEANDFSAVEEAHKAKLPFVCGPAINIYNAYALKVLLDQGMQRWVMPVELSRDWLQKLSNECLEMGIRERFEIEVFAYGHLPLAYSARCFTAQSEGKSKDNCETCCINYPTGRVVNSQEGQPLFVLNGIQTLSGECYNLINDQQSMKGLVDIVRISPLGEESIEHLEAFRLRSNTNEHFPTPDSVNGYWHQIAGIRQQD from the coding sequence ATGAAGTACTCACTTGGGCCAATCTTGTATTATTGGCCAAACCAACAAATTGAAGAGTTTTACCATTTAGCCAAAGCCAGCAGTGCCGACATTGTTTATTTGGGCGAAACGGTGTGCAGTAAGCGCAGAAACATGAAGGCGCAAGATTGGATAGACCTAGGGCAACAATTGTCTCAAGCAGGCAAGCAAGTGGTTATTTCCACTATGGCTTTGCTAGAGGCACCCTCAGAGATCCGTAACTTAAAAAAACTCATCGACAATGGTGATTTTACCATTGAAGCCAACGACTTTAGTGCGGTAGAAGAAGCCCATAAAGCGAAACTGCCTTTTGTGTGCGGCCCAGCAATTAATATATATAACGCTTATGCCCTTAAAGTATTGCTCGACCAAGGCATGCAACGCTGGGTAATGCCAGTGGAGCTGTCTCGTGATTGGCTGCAAAAGCTGAGTAATGAATGTTTAGAGATGGGCATAAGAGAGCGTTTTGAAATAGAAGTATTTGCTTATGGTCACCTACCACTTGCCTACTCAGCTCGCTGCTTCACTGCCCAATCAGAAGGCAAAAGTAAAGACAACTGCGAAACCTGTTGTATTAACTATCCAACAGGCCGAGTGGTAAATAGTCAAGAAGGTCAGCCATTGTTTGTACTAAATGGTATTCAAACGCTTTCTGGTGAATGCTACAACTTAATTAATGACCAACAAAGCATGAAAGGGCTGGTTGATATTGTAAGAATAAGCCCTTTAGGTGAAGAGAGTATTGAACACTTAGAGGCATTTCGCTTGAGAAGTAACACTAACGAGCATTTTCCAACGCCCGATAGTGTGAATGGATATTGGCATCAAATTGCTGGCATTCGCCAGCAAGATTAA